A segment of the Desulfofundulus kuznetsovii DSM 6115 genome:
GTGGTGATTTCCTCGGCCATTAAACCGGATAACGTTGAATTGCTGGCAGCCCGGGAAAAGGGCATCCCGGTAATACACCGGGGAGATCTACTGGCCTGGCTGATGCAGCGGCAAAAGGGTATTGCCGTTGCAGGGGCCCATGGCAAGACCACTACCACTTCCATGCTGGCCCTGGCGCTGGAAAGGAGCGGACTTGACCCGACCATTATTATCGGAGGTGAATTGAACGATATTGGCGGAAACGCCAAGCTGGGTCGGGGGGAATATCTGGTGGCTGAAGCCGATGAAAGCGACGGGTCCTTTTTAAAGTTACATCCGCTGGCAGTGATCGTGACCAATATCGAAGATGATCATCTGGACCATTACGGTTCGGTGGCGGAAATTAAAAAGGCTTTCCGGCAGTTCATGGGCAAAGTGCCGGAACACGGGCTGGTCATTGCCTGTATCGACGATCCCAATGTGCGGGAAGTAGTACAGGATTTGGGCCGTCCCGTGATTACCTACGGTATCGAGAGTTCCGGTGCCGACTATGTCCTGCGCCATTTATCGTTAGACGGTGAAGGTTCCCGCGGTGAAGTGTATTATCGCGATCAGCGCCTGGGCGCCCTGGAACTTTCCGTCCCCGGGAAACATAATATGTTAAACGCCCTGGCCGTGGTCGCTGCCGCCCGCTGGATCGGTCTTGATTTCCAGCTCATCGCCCGGACCCTCAAAGAGTTCCGGGGAGCCAGAAGAAGGTTTGAACTGCTGGGGGAAGTGGGGAATATGCGGGTGGTGGATGACTATGCCCACCATCCCAGTGAAATAAAGGCCACTCTGCAGGCGGCCCGCCAGACGGGGCCAAAGCGCCTGATCGTCGTCTTTCAACCTCATCGCTACACCCGGACGGCCTTGTTAAAGGAACAATTTGGGAAGGCCTTTGGCGAAGCCGATCTGGTAATAGTCAATGAGATATACAGTGCCGGGGAGCAACCCATAGAGGGGGTCAACGCCCAGTTGATTGTCCAGGCCATTAAAAACCATGGCCGTCCGCCAGTGGTTTATCTGCCGACCAGGGAACAAATAGTCAATTACCTGGCTGCCATGGCCCTGCCCGGCGATTTGATTTTAACCATGGGTGCAGGAAATATCTGGCTCTGTGGCTTGGAACTGGTAAAAAGGTTAAGGGAGAAAACAGCATGACTTTACCGGCCGGTTTTAAAGAATTAAATGCCCTGTTGCCCGGACAGGTGAAGGCCAATGAGCCCATGGCCCGCCATACCACATGGCGTATCGGCGGCCCGGCAGATATTTTTGTGGAACCGGCGGGAGTGAAGGAACTGGCCCGGCTGGTTACCTGGGTGCACGGCCGAAACCTCCCCCTTTATTTTATTGGGAACGGTTCCAACCTGCTGGTAAAGGATGGCGGCATCCGCGGCATCGTGGTGAAAATTGGCCGTGCTTTCGGTCAGGTCCAGGTGCGGGAAACAACCTTGATCGCCGGGGCCGGGACCATGCTGGGTCTGCTGGCGTCCGTAGCCCAGAAG
Coding sequences within it:
- the murC gene encoding UDP-N-acetylmuramate--L-alanine ligase, encoding MQVIPRRVHFIGIGGAGMSGLASILLDLGYEITGSDLSSTDTTRRLESRGAVCHVGHAPKNLDTTQLVVISSAIKPDNVELLAAREKGIPVIHRGDLLAWLMQRQKGIAVAGAHGKTTTTSMLALALERSGLDPTIIIGGELNDIGGNAKLGRGEYLVAEADESDGSFLKLHPLAVIVTNIEDDHLDHYGSVAEIKKAFRQFMGKVPEHGLVIACIDDPNVREVVQDLGRPVITYGIESSGADYVLRHLSLDGEGSRGEVYYRDQRLGALELSVPGKHNMLNALAVVAAARWIGLDFQLIARTLKEFRGARRRFELLGEVGNMRVVDDYAHHPSEIKATLQAARQTGPKRLIVVFQPHRYTRTALLKEQFGKAFGEADLVIVNEIYSAGEQPIEGVNAQLIVQAIKNHGRPPVVYLPTREQIVNYLAAMALPGDLILTMGAGNIWLCGLELVKRLREKTA